A genomic segment from Luteolibacter ambystomatis encodes:
- a CDS encoding peptidoglycan-binding domain-containing protein, giving the protein MKHLPTLLLGTVLAVAAAAPADAAPYHHGSYRPPGYRPMPPAPVYPPRPVSPRERKEYRAQLRLRQLGYYHGRVDGSIGPVTQRAIARFQRDHRLRVTAWLDVYTLRALGVL; this is encoded by the coding sequence ATGAAACACCTGCCGACGCTCCTGCTCGGAACCGTTCTCGCCGTTGCCGCCGCGGCTCCTGCGGATGCCGCTCCCTACCATCACGGATCGTATCGTCCACCGGGCTACCGCCCCATGCCACCGGCTCCGGTTTATCCGCCGCGTCCGGTCAGCCCGCGCGAGCGCAAGGAATACCGCGCCCAGCTCCGCCTCCGCCAGCTCGGATACTACCACGGTCGCGTCGATGGCAGCATCGGCCCGGTGACCCAGCGCGCTATCGCCCGCTTCCAGCGCGACCACCGCCTCCGCGTCACCGCGTGGTTGGACGTTTATACCCTGCGCGCCCTCGGCGTACTTTGA
- a CDS encoding glutathione peroxidase — MLHRIVIPAVVFAASAFGADLTAIGFKDIQGKDTSLKDYAGKVVLVVNVASKCGNTPQYKPLEAMYEKYKDKGFVILGFPCNDFNGQEPGTATEIQEFCKSTYAVTFPLMEKIHVKGPEQHPLYAALTGPQGAFPGDVKWNFGKFLIGKDGKPIARFEPKTKPDLSDVSEAVEKALEAK; from the coding sequence ATGCTCCACCGCATCGTCATTCCCGCCGTGGTTTTCGCGGCTTCCGCCTTCGGCGCCGATCTCACCGCCATTGGCTTCAAGGACATCCAGGGCAAGGACACCTCGCTGAAGGATTACGCCGGCAAGGTCGTGCTCGTCGTGAACGTGGCCTCGAAGTGCGGCAACACCCCGCAGTACAAGCCGCTCGAGGCGATGTACGAAAAATACAAGGACAAGGGTTTCGTGATCCTCGGTTTCCCCTGCAATGACTTCAACGGCCAGGAACCCGGCACCGCTACGGAGATCCAGGAGTTCTGCAAAAGCACCTACGCGGTGACGTTCCCGCTGATGGAGAAGATCCACGTCAAGGGTCCGGAGCAGCACCCGCTCTACGCCGCGCTGACCGGGCCTCAAGGTGCCTTCCCGGGCGACGTGAAGTGGAACTTCGGCAAGTTCCTGATCGGCAAGGACGGCAAGCCGATCGCCCGCTTCGAGCCGAAGACCAAGCCCGACCTCTCCGACGTGAGCGAGGCGGTCGAGAAGGCGCTCGAGGCGAAGTAA
- a CDS encoding DNA polymerase beta superfamily protein translates to MTVEERIAELLDRIEREQGFRILYACESGSRAWGFASPDSDYDIRFLFVHPEQAYLAIAGATSAIDLPIVDELDAGGWDVRKAEGLLGKSNGALLEWLHSPIVYRAEPGFLDRWRATAREVFSPRGASDHYRGLAKQMWLGKLQADQVRAKDYLYALRATLAAKWILEDRGIPPVAFAELLPVAPCEVQALVPDLLKHKAATNEGQRMARLPVLDAFLEAAIGQTDELPDRSHADMAVLDRLFLSELRLPSGPMLKPEDFTLERVRQKDLLLFDTVAGSHAYGTAVEGSDEDRRGVFVAPSSFLFGLDSIEQVADERNDEVYYELGRFVELLLRNNPNVLELLASPDDCIRHRHPLFDRLKPELFLSKLCAVTFGEYAMGQIRKARGLNKKIVNPQPEQRIELLKFCHVPEGQGSLPVEEWLALRGLRQEDCGLTALTHASDLFAIYHDPAVNYRGIVSPKDPDALHFSSVPKDAAPIAWMTCNRDAFRAHCKAHREYWEWVANRNEERYRTNAGHGRGYDSKNLLHTLRLLDMAEEIAREGVLRVRRPNRDFLLRVRSGEFEYDELVEQAEQRLVRVREAFEQSTLPDEPDRGRINTLLVELRREFEVAQVSNL, encoded by the coding sequence ATGACGGTGGAGGAACGGATTGCGGAGCTTCTGGATCGGATTGAGCGCGAGCAGGGATTCCGCATCCTCTATGCCTGTGAATCCGGCAGCCGCGCGTGGGGTTTCGCCTCGCCGGACAGCGACTATGACATCCGCTTCCTGTTCGTGCATCCGGAGCAGGCTTATCTCGCCATTGCTGGTGCCACCTCCGCCATCGATCTGCCGATCGTCGATGAGCTCGATGCCGGGGGCTGGGATGTGCGGAAGGCGGAGGGACTGTTGGGAAAATCCAATGGCGCGCTGCTGGAGTGGCTGCATTCGCCCATCGTTTATCGGGCGGAGCCGGGCTTTCTCGACCGCTGGCGCGCCACGGCCCGCGAGGTGTTTTCGCCGCGGGGTGCCTCCGATCACTACCGCGGCCTGGCGAAGCAGATGTGGCTGGGCAAGCTCCAGGCCGATCAGGTCCGGGCGAAGGATTATCTCTACGCCCTGCGCGCCACGCTGGCCGCGAAGTGGATTTTGGAGGATAGGGGCATTCCGCCGGTGGCGTTTGCGGAGCTATTGCCGGTCGCTCCATGTGAGGTGCAGGCACTCGTGCCGGATCTGCTGAAGCACAAGGCCGCCACCAACGAAGGCCAGCGCATGGCGCGCCTGCCGGTGCTTGATGCGTTTCTGGAAGCAGCCATCGGCCAGACCGATGAACTGCCGGATCGCTCGCATGCGGACATGGCGGTACTCGACCGATTGTTTCTTTCGGAGCTGCGTTTGCCATCCGGACCGATGCTCAAGCCGGAGGACTTCACCTTGGAGCGTGTCCGGCAAAAGGATCTGCTGCTTTTCGATACCGTCGCAGGCAGCCATGCCTACGGTACTGCCGTGGAAGGATCGGACGAGGATCGTCGTGGGGTGTTTGTCGCGCCTTCGTCGTTTTTGTTCGGACTCGATTCCATCGAACAGGTGGCGGACGAGCGGAACGACGAGGTGTATTACGAGCTGGGCCGTTTCGTGGAACTGCTGCTGCGGAACAATCCGAACGTATTGGAGTTGCTGGCCTCGCCGGACGATTGCATCCGTCATCGCCATCCCCTGTTTGATCGGTTGAAGCCGGAGTTGTTCCTCTCGAAGCTCTGTGCCGTCACTTTCGGCGAATACGCCATGGGCCAGATCCGCAAGGCGCGCGGATTGAACAAGAAGATCGTCAATCCACAGCCGGAGCAGCGCATCGAACTATTGAAGTTCTGTCATGTGCCGGAGGGACAGGGCAGCCTGCCGGTGGAGGAATGGCTGGCGTTGCGTGGGTTGAGACAGGAGGACTGCGGCCTTACAGCATTGACCCATGCCAGTGATCTGTTTGCGATCTATCATGATCCGGCGGTGAACTACCGAGGCATCGTTTCACCGAAGGACCCGGATGCGCTTCATTTCAGCAGCGTGCCGAAGGACGCGGCTCCCATCGCCTGGATGACCTGCAACCGCGATGCCTTCCGCGCCCACTGCAAGGCTCATCGCGAATACTGGGAATGGGTCGCGAACCGGAACGAGGAACGCTACCGCACCAATGCGGGGCATGGCCGCGGCTATGACTCGAAGAACCTGCTGCACACCCTGCGCCTGCTCGACATGGCGGAGGAGATCGCCCGCGAGGGCGTGCTGCGCGTGCGGCGTCCGAACCGGGACTTCCTGCTGCGCGTGCGTTCGGGTGAGTTCGAATACGATGAACTTGTCGAGCAGGCGGAGCAGCGGCTCGTGCGTGTCCGTGAGGC